CGCAGTCTTGGCCTTTGTGGTCACCATGCTGATCGGTTTTGTGCTCTATCAGCGCATTTCACTCTTTGAAATCAAACACGAAAAAATCTCAGAAGTAGAAAAGAAACACAAAACCGAAGAACTCTGCCAGGAGGAATGCCTGGTCGAGTAATACGATCCGATCAGAACCCCAAAAGCCCAGCACAGATGGGTCGTCTGTGTTGGGCTTTTGCCATGAAAGGTATTCAGATCAAGGCTGAACAGATAAAATAGAGAATCATTTCGAAGGAAAACAGCCCAAGCATGTCTGAAGATTCAGCGCCCCCGATCTGGGTAGACGCCGATGCCTGTCCCAAACCTGTGAAAGAAATTCTCTACCGGGCCTGTCAACGGCACCGCAGGCCCTTGATTCTGGTCGCCAATATGCCCCTCAATACTCCCCAAAGCCCCTGGATTTCTACGCTTCAGGTCGAAGCCGGAGTAGATGTTGCAGACAATGCGATTGCTGAACGGGTGCAGGCTGGGGAGCTGGTGATCAGTGCAGATATCCCGCTGGCTGCTGACGTGGTCGCCAAAGGCGCCCTTTGCCTGAACCCACGCGGTACGCTTTATACCCGCGATAATATTCACCATTTTCTCAGTATGCGCAATCTCTTTGATGAATTGCGCAGCAGCGAAGAAATTCGGGGAGGCCCCAAACCCTTCAGTCACAAAGACCGCATGGCCTTTGCCAATCAATTGGAAAAAGTCCTGCGCCGCTAGTGCTTGGCGGTTTTGATGGTTTTCGGACACACAAAAAGCCGACCCGAAGGCCGGCTTTTCAGTCAAAATTCGTTTACTTCATAAACTGACGCAGAACCGTCTGAAGAATGCCCCCATTGCGATAATAATCGACTTCCACAGGGGTATCAATCCGGCAGCGGGCGTCAAAATTCACGCTCTCGCCATTGGCTTTACGTGCCGTCACCTGAACCATCTGCTGGGGTTTGAGCTGATCATCAACCACAATTGAGAAAAACTCAGAACCATCCAGGCCCAGGCTGCTGGGGTTTTCACCCTCTTTGAACTGCAAGGGCAGCACACCCATGCCCACCAAATTGGAGCGGTGAATCCGTTCAAAGGACTCCGCAATCACGGCCCGCACACCGAGCAGGAAAGTGCCTTTGGCAGCCCA
This DNA window, taken from bacterium (Candidatus Blackallbacteria) CG13_big_fil_rev_8_21_14_2_50_49_14, encodes the following:
- a CDS encoding DUF188 domain-containing protein translates to MSEDSAPPIWVDADACPKPVKEILYRACQRHRRPLILVANMPLNTPQSPWISTLQVEAGVDVADNAIAERVQAGELVISADIPLAADVVAKGALCLNPRGTLYTRDNIHHFLSMRNLFDELRSSEEIRGGPKPFSHKDRMAFANQLEKVLRR